Genomic segment of Microbacterium sp. BH-3-3-3:
CCAGCCTCCCGCGTGTGCGGCGAACGGCATCCGCAACCCGAAACTCAGGAGTTCGGCCCGCCCACACCCGCGGCCGCGCACATCGGAACGGGGTCGGCTGCACCGGCCACGGGCCCATCTGGCCCCGCCCACGCGACCTCGCCCGGGCCCGCCGCCCGTCAGGACCCACGCCCCGGGGCGGGCCGAACTCCTGAGAAATCCGGCTCCGAACCTCGCGCGGGTGCGGAGAACGGCATCCGCAGGCCAAAACTCAGGAGTTCGGCCCGCCCACACCAACGGACCCCGAACCAGCTCAGCCGAACAGCCTCCGACGCTTCTTCTTCGACACGATGCTCTTCTGCAGGTACACGACTCCGAGCCAGCGGCCGAACTTGAAGCCCACGCGGCCCATGCGACCCACCTCGGTGAACCCCAGCTTCTCGTGCAGGGCGATCGACGCGTCGGCTCCCTTGTCGCTGATCGCGGCGACCATCTCGCGGATGCCGAGCTCCTGGCACGCGGAGATCAGCGCCTCCAGCAGGGCGCGGCCGAGTCCCTTGCCCGCCGCGGCCTGACCGAGGTAGATCGAGTTCTCGACCGTGTACCGGTACGCCGACTTGGACTGCCAGGGCTGCACCAGCGCGTACCCGAGCACTTGACCGCTGGGCGACTCCGCCACGAGGAAGGGAAGTCCGAGCTTGTTCAACGTGGCGAACTTGTCGCGCCACTTCGCGATCGTCCAGGCCTTCTCGTCGAAGGTCACGACGGAATTGCGCACGTAATAGTTGTAGATCTCGCGGATGTGGGGGATGTCGGCCTCGGTGGCCGGGCGGATCTCATACGTGAACGGTCGTTCGGGCTCCGGCGCACGCCGCAGGTGCGTGGGCAACCGACGGCGGGCCTTCTCGTACTCCTCTTCCAGCACGCTCGACACTTTACG
This window contains:
- a CDS encoding GNAT family N-acetyltransferase, whose amino-acid sequence is MLEEEYEKARRRLPTHLRRAPEPERPFTYEIRPATEADIPHIREIYNYYVRNSVVTFDEKAWTIAKWRDKFATLNKLGLPFLVAESPSGQVLGYALVQPWQSKSAYRYTVENSIYLGQAAAGKGLGRALLEALISACQELGIREMVAAISDKGADASIALHEKLGFTEVGRMGRVGFKFGRWLGVVYLQKSIVSKKKRRRLFG